The DNA window GTTTTATTTTTAGTCAAGTAAATATACAATTATTGAGACTCCTTTTTATAAAAAGGTAACTTCCACTTCTGAAAATTCGTTATGCTTTGTTAATTGTAGCGTAGAGAAGTTTTGAATTGAAAAATTAAGGAAACTTTAGTTAAATATGAACAATTATGGATAAATAACTTTTGAGGCATTCGTAAGTTTTTCAGTAATCTCGTACATATTTGAAACTTTCCCAGCTTCGAGATTTTTCAATTTGTTAAAATAATCGAGACAAGTTCCGCAAACCAAAATCTCAACACCATTTTCTTCCATTTTTTTTAATGATTCAATAACAGGAGAATCTTCAATACATAGTTGTATTCCCGAATTTATAAAGATAATTACACTTGGCAAAAAGCTTGCATCCGGGAGAGAATTAACAAAAGCTTTCATCAAAATTTCACCTAATTCATCTGAGCCATCTCCCATTTTATTTTTCTGAATGCTTACGACAAAATCGCCAATTTTGCCAGAAGGTTTGCAATATTCTTCATACGGGAGTTCTACTTCGGTTTTCGTATTTTTATTCATAACAATAACAAACTCCT is part of the Bacteroidota bacterium genome and encodes:
- the yedF gene encoding sulfurtransferase-like selenium metabolism protein YedF, with the protein product MKIVNAKGQSCPKPLIMTKKALSELRENEALKILLDNEVSKINVVSYLKDNDYYPEVEKKDKEFVIVMNKNTKTEVELPYEEYCKPSGKIGDFVVSIQKNKMGDGSDELGEILMKAFVNSLPDASFLPSVIIFINSGIQLCIEDSPVIESLKKMEENGVEILVCGTCLDYFNKLKNLEAGKVSNMYEITEKLTNASKVIYP